One region of Candidatus Dadabacteria bacterium genomic DNA includes:
- a CDS encoding 50S ribosomal protein L7/L12 — protein sequence MPDISRTDVITYLEQASMLEISELIEEIKDKFGVQAAAPQVAVAAAAGAEAAPVAEEKSEFSVILGSFGDKKIQVIKAVREIAGLGLKESKELVEGAPKPVKEGVSKDEAEEIKKKLEDAGATVEVN from the coding sequence ATGCCCGATATTAGCAGAACAGACGTTATCACCTATCTTGAACAAGCCAGCATGCTTGAGATCTCCGAACTGATAGAGGAGATAAAAGACAAGTTTGGTGTCCAGGCTGCCGCGCCGCAAGTCGCTGTTGCAGCTGCTGCCGGTGCCGAAGCCGCTCCTGTGGCCGAAGAGAAAAGTGAATTCAGTGTAATTCTCGGCTCCTTCGGAGACAAGAAAATACAGGTTATAAAAGCGGTAAGGGAAATTGCGGGTCTCGGACTCAAGGAATCCAAAGAACTTGTCGAGGGAGCTCCTAAGCCCGTAAAAGAGGGAGTGAGCAAGGATGAGGCTGAAGAGATCAAGAAAAAGCTTGAAGACGCCGGGGCGACCGTTGAAGTTAACTGA
- the rplK gene encoding 50S ribosomal protein L11 yields the protein MKEISGYIKLLIEAGKASPSPPVGPALGQRGVNIMEFCKAFNAQTSSTEGLLPVTVTVYADRSFDLQIKTPPTSYLLKKAAGVEKGSGSTPRTKAGKITEEQAREIAQRKLEDLNTDEIDAALMVVRGTARSMGIDIEG from the coding sequence AAGGAAATAAGCGGTTACATAAAGTTGCTGATTGAGGCGGGAAAGGCATCCCCTTCGCCTCCCGTGGGTCCCGCGCTCGGACAAAGAGGCGTTAACATAATGGAATTCTGCAAGGCTTTTAACGCCCAGACATCTTCTACCGAAGGGCTTCTTCCCGTTACGGTAACCGTCTACGCGGACAGGAGTTTTGATCTTCAGATAAAAACTCCTCCTACTTCTTACCTGCTGAAAAAAGCTGCGGGCGTAGAGAAGGGTTCAGGGTCTACACCTAGGACAAAAGCCGGGAAGATTACGGAAGAGCAGGCAAGGGAAATAGCGCAGAGAAAGCTAGAGGATCTCAATACCGATGAAATTGATGCGGCCCTTATGGTCGTGCGCGGCACTGCGAGAAGCATGGGAATTGATATAGAAGGATAA
- a CDS encoding 50S ribosomal protein L1, which yields MAIRGKKYIDVSAKVDTHKEYTVEEAMELVAQAHYAKFDETVDVAVNLGIDPRHANQQIRSAVVLPHGLGKKITVLVFAADDKAAEAKDAGADYVGLDDIVEKISKENWLDFDVAIATPDVMAKVGRLGKVLGPRGLMPSPKVGTVTSDVANVVRESKAGRVEIRNDKSGVIHAPVGKVSFGKENLKENFLAFMGFLIKEKPAASKGVFLRKISVSATMGPGIGVSVPDLRNELKNMGIAA from the coding sequence ATGGCCATCAGAGGAAAAAAGTATATTGACGTAAGCGCCAAGGTGGATACCCACAAAGAGTATACGGTTGAAGAGGCCATGGAGCTTGTGGCGCAGGCACACTACGCGAAATTTGACGAAACGGTGGATGTAGCCGTAAACCTCGGCATAGACCCCAGGCACGCAAACCAGCAGATTCGTTCCGCTGTCGTGCTGCCTCACGGTCTCGGGAAAAAAATAACGGTTCTTGTATTCGCTGCGGATGACAAGGCGGCTGAGGCAAAAGATGCCGGGGCTGACTACGTGGGTCTTGACGATATTGTTGAGAAGATTTCCAAGGAGAACTGGCTTGATTTTGATGTGGCTATAGCCACTCCTGACGTGATGGCGAAAGTTGGTAGACTGGGAAAAGTTCTGGGACCCAGAGGACTGATGCCGAGTCCCAAGGTAGGTACGGTGACTTCGGATGTTGCTAACGTGGTGAGGGAATCAAAGGCCGGTCGTGTTGAGATCAGGAACGATAAAAGCGGCGTTATACATGCTCCTGTCGGGAAAGTTTCTTTCGGAAAAGAAAACTTAAAGGAAAACTTCCTCGCTTTTATGGGTTTTCTGATAAAAGAGAAGCCTGCCGCTTCCAAGGGTGTTTTCCTGAGGAAGATTTCGGTGTCGGCGACCATGGGTCCCGGCATCGGAGTAAGTGTGCCGGATCTTAGAAACGAGCTTAAAAATATGGGAATCGCAGCGTGA
- a CDS encoding 50S ribosomal protein L10, whose amino-acid sequence MLSKAEKQKIIDDLASRFHSGPSVFIVEYQGLKVKEIDVLRKKLRQTNTEFRVVKNTLLEKASLGTDVEKMKDLFSGPTAVAICDGESSAAAKVFIDYGEDFPEIKIRGGIFEGEVVDVSRIERIAKLPSRQELLSEFIGLLSAPMGNLVGVLEQARSNIVGVLEGLKEKKTE is encoded by the coding sequence ATGCTCAGCAAAGCCGAAAAACAGAAAATAATTGATGACTTGGCATCCAGATTTCATTCCGGGCCGTCAGTGTTCATCGTCGAGTACCAAGGGCTTAAAGTAAAGGAGATAGATGTCCTGAGAAAGAAGCTCAGGCAGACCAATACGGAATTCAGGGTTGTTAAGAACACTCTTTTGGAAAAAGCTTCGCTCGGAACGGACGTAGAGAAGATGAAGGATCTTTTCTCAGGACCCACCGCGGTAGCGATCTGCGATGGGGAATCTTCTGCGGCGGCGAAGGTCTTTATTGATTACGGTGAAGATTTTCCCGAAATCAAGATAAGGGGCGGAATATTCGAGGGAGAAGTAGTCGACGTATCCAGAATAGAGCGGATAGCGAAGCTTCCGTCAAGACAGGAACTTCTATCCGAGTTTATAGGCCTTCTCAGCGCTCCGATGGGCAACCTCGTGGGAGTTTTGGAGCAGGCACGCTCGAATATTGTCGGCGTGCTCGAAGGTTTAAAAGAAAAAAAGACTGAATAA